One part of the Deltaproteobacteria bacterium genome encodes these proteins:
- the lspA gene encoding signal peptidase II: MKRLTMIFLLLFVCVGCDQSTKYTAKHFLEGQQTLSYMGDIFRLSYTENTGAFLSLGAGMPEKLRYAMLVVMVSIFLFGFLLFVILSKKLNSLAVLSSALIIGGGLGNLIDRIINKGSVIDFMNIGIGTIRTGIFNVADLAIMAGVLMFAAFYVKKPHNQANPADS; this comes from the coding sequence ATGAAAAGATTAACAATGATATTTTTGCTTTTATTCGTTTGTGTTGGTTGTGATCAGAGCACAAAATACACAGCCAAACATTTCTTGGAAGGTCAGCAAACGCTGAGCTATATGGGAGATATTTTTAGGCTGAGTTACACTGAAAATACAGGAGCTTTTCTAAGTTTGGGGGCAGGCATGCCGGAAAAACTGCGTTATGCAATGTTGGTCGTTATGGTATCCATATTTTTATTTGGATTTTTGCTTTTTGTAATTCTCAGCAAAAAACTCAATTCCTTAGCGGTATTATCTAGCGCGCTAATAATTGGTGGTGGCTTGGGCAATTTGATTGATCGAATTATAAATAAAGGATCGGTTATTGATTTCATGAATATCGGTATAGGCACGATCCGGACTGGTATTTTCAATGTAGCAGATTTGGCTATTATGGCAGGTGTTTTAATGTTTGCAGCATTCTATGTAAAGAAACCGCATAACCAGGCAAATCCAGCCGACTCGTAA
- a CDS encoding type II toxin-antitoxin system PemK/MazF family toxin, whose amino-acid sequence MKRGDVRWYKFKSPDKKRPVVILTRNSILEYLDEVTVAPVTSTIRDIPSEVLLSQEDGMHNDCAINCDHIQTVSKSRMGSLITTLSKEKLGEIRNAISFALNL is encoded by the coding sequence ATGAAGCGAGGTGATGTAAGATGGTACAAGTTCAAAAGTCCTGATAAGAAACGTCCTGTGGTTATTCTAACAAGAAATTCTATTCTGGAATATTTGGATGAAGTTACAGTCGCACCGGTAACTTCAACAATAAGAGACATACCAAGCGAAGTGCTTTTATCCCAAGAGGATGGTATGCATAATGATTGTGCTATTAATTGTGACCACATACAGACGGTTTCAAAATCAAGAATGGGATCATTAATCACTACCTTATCTAAAGAAAAGCTGGGCGAAATTCGTAACGCAATAAGTTTCGCCTTAAACCTTTAA
- a CDS encoding cache domain-containing protein: MLGTMKLSTKIFLLGTVIILCFALSFIAVSFRFKRNMLDYGCLNVKNVVEVAYTVMSEYDAMAKRGDIPLDKAQQEAMLRIKSLRYGNGEYFWINDLGPKMIMHPFKPELDGKDISGMKDPNGKNLFVEMVNVCKNKQEGFVEYVWPKPGMTEPVPKVSYVKLFEPWGWIIGSGLYFDDIQKDLIPIYYTIFGVICVISLGGLCFSYFIARSVSKPINRIIAGISDGAEQVTSTSAQLSSSSQQLAQGSSEQAASLEETSSSIEELASMTKQNADHARQAKAMMGEVQRIVENVNVNMLTMAEAIADVTKSSKETGKIIKTIDEIAFQTNLLALNAAVEAARAGEAGAGFAVVANEVRNLAMRAAEAAKNTSDLIENTIKGIIHGNELTQLTRDAFKENVEIAAKIGILIDEIAAASQEQSQGIELINKSVAEMDQITQQTAAHSEESASASEEMNAQAEQLKHFVRDLSALVVGPGNGVVAERRSESLSKKLTGVLHINKKALPLPAKGTIAKVSLDRKTKFL, from the coding sequence ATGTTAGGCACAATGAAACTGTCAACAAAAATATTTCTCCTCGGCACTGTGATTATTCTCTGCTTCGCGTTATCATTCATTGCAGTGAGCTTCAGGTTCAAAAGAAACATGCTGGATTATGGGTGTCTTAATGTGAAAAATGTGGTGGAGGTAGCCTATACGGTAATGTCTGAATACGATGCAATGGCGAAAAGAGGAGATATTCCACTGGACAAAGCACAGCAGGAGGCGATGCTCAGGATCAAGAGTCTGCGCTATGGTAATGGCGAGTATTTCTGGATTAACGATCTTGGACCAAAAATGATCATGCATCCTTTTAAACCTGAACTTGATGGAAAGGATATATCGGGCATGAAAGATCCAAACGGAAAAAATCTTTTTGTCGAGATGGTCAATGTGTGTAAAAACAAGCAGGAAGGTTTCGTAGAGTATGTTTGGCCGAAACCAGGAATGACCGAGCCGGTTCCCAAGGTATCGTATGTAAAACTTTTTGAACCATGGGGGTGGATTATCGGCTCCGGTCTCTATTTCGACGACATACAAAAAGACCTTATACCGATATACTATACTATTTTTGGCGTCATCTGTGTCATTTCCCTGGGTGGATTGTGTTTTTCGTACTTTATTGCCCGATCCGTATCAAAGCCGATCAACCGCATCATCGCAGGCATCTCTGACGGCGCCGAACAGGTAACCTCAACCTCAGCTCAGCTATCCTCTTCAAGTCAGCAATTAGCACAAGGGTCCTCTGAACAGGCGGCATCCCTGGAGGAGACCTCGTCATCCATAGAGGAACTCGCTTCCATGACAAAGCAGAATGCCGACCACGCCCGGCAGGCGAAAGCTATGATGGGAGAAGTACAGCGCATCGTTGAGAATGTAAATGTAAACATGCTTACTATGGCTGAGGCGATTGCTGATGTAACAAAATCCAGTAAAGAAACCGGCAAGATCATCAAGACGATTGATGAGATCGCCTTTCAAACGAATCTCCTGGCACTCAATGCGGCCGTAGAAGCGGCACGTGCCGGGGAAGCCGGCGCCGGGTTTGCCGTCGTGGCCAACGAGGTCAGAAACCTTGCCATGAGGGCGGCGGAGGCGGCAAAGAACACGAGCGATCTGATTGAGAACACCATAAAGGGCATAATCCACGGAAATGAACTGACTCAATTGACCCGGGATGCCTTCAAAGAGAATGTTGAGATTGCCGCGAAGATTGGAATACTCATCGATGAAATTGCCGCTGCTTCACAGGAGCAGTCTCAGGGCATTGAACTGATCAACAAGTCTGTCGCTGAAATGGATCAAATCACCCAGCAGACGGCTGCCCATTCCGAGGAATCCGCCAGTGCATCGGAAGAGATGAATGCCCAGGCAGAGCAGTTGAAACATTTTGTCCGTGATCTATCAGCGCTGGTTGTAGGCCCCGGAAATGGTGTTGTAGCTGAAAGGCGGTCTGAATCCTTGAGCAAAAAACTCACCGGTGTGCTTCATATAAACAAGAAGGCTCTCCCTCTTCCGGCAAAAGGGACCATTGCAAAAGTGTCGTTAGACCGCAAAACGAAATTTTTATAA
- a CDS encoding ribbon-helix-helix domain-containing protein — protein sequence MRTIQMTLDDDLVAAVDSVVKKLKTTRSAFTRKALKDAIRQENITMLEKKHKRGYELYPVDKTEFSIWESEQEWGD from the coding sequence ATGAGAACTATTCAAATGACCTTAGATGACGACTTGGTGGCAGCCGTTGATAGTGTTGTTAAAAAACTAAAGACAACTCGCTCTGCTTTTACCCGAAAAGCATTGAAGGATGCTATCAGGCAGGAAAATATCACCATGCTCGAAAAAAAGCATAAAAGGGGATACGAGCTTTACCCTGTTGACAAAACGGAATTTAGCATTTGGGAATCGGAACAGGAGTGGGGTGATTAA
- a CDS encoding ammonium transporter yields the protein MVSQINSGDTAWILVSCALVLLMTPALALFYGGMVRRKNVLSTLTLSYIFMALIGVQWLLYGYSLAFGTDIGGFIGGLNFAGFNGVGALPNDDYSKTIPHSLFAAFQMMFAVITPALITGAFVERVNFKSFLLFSLIWATLVYDPLCHWVWGQGGWLKQMGVLDFAGGTVVHIAAGFSALAFALVIGPRKGFGKAPMEPHNITLTVLGAGLLWVGWFGFNAGSALAANGVAVNALLTTNTSAATAGLVWMMLSWLDGRPSPLGIATGMVVGLAAVTPASGFVTPLAAMVIGAVAAPLSYYTMRFRDRRKLDESLDVWACHGIASSWGTIATGLFATVAVNSDGANGLFFGNPKQLGIQLLAVAVTIVFSFGVTFVVAKLLDWSIGLRVTPIEEEVGLDISSHGERSYS from the coding sequence ATGGTTAGTCAAATCAACTCAGGCGACACAGCCTGGATACTGGTGAGTTGTGCTCTGGTACTTTTAATGACACCAGCCCTGGCGCTTTTTTATGGCGGTATGGTACGCCGGAAAAACGTTCTTTCCACGTTAACCTTGAGTTATATCTTCATGGCTCTCATAGGGGTGCAGTGGCTGCTGTACGGTTATTCCCTTGCCTTCGGTACTGACATTGGTGGATTCATCGGCGGCCTGAACTTCGCGGGATTTAACGGCGTAGGCGCTCTGCCCAACGACGACTACAGCAAGACCATTCCCCATAGCCTTTTTGCCGCCTTTCAGATGATGTTCGCGGTCATCACACCGGCGTTGATCACCGGAGCCTTTGTGGAAAGGGTAAATTTCAAGAGTTTTCTACTGTTCAGTTTGATCTGGGCTACTCTGGTATATGATCCCTTGTGCCACTGGGTCTGGGGACAGGGCGGCTGGCTGAAACAAATGGGTGTCCTGGATTTTGCCGGGGGAACGGTAGTGCATATTGCGGCCGGTTTTTCGGCACTGGCCTTTGCGCTGGTTATCGGGCCGCGTAAGGGGTTCGGCAAGGCCCCTATGGAACCACACAATATCACGCTTACGGTCCTGGGGGCAGGTTTGTTGTGGGTAGGCTGGTTCGGCTTTAACGCCGGTAGCGCCCTGGCCGCGAACGGTGTGGCGGTGAATGCCCTCCTGACCACCAACACCTCTGCAGCAACAGCCGGTCTTGTCTGGATGATGCTCTCCTGGCTGGATGGCCGGCCCAGCCCTTTGGGAATCGCCACAGGGATGGTAGTAGGTCTGGCGGCAGTAACCCCGGCTTCGGGTTTTGTAACACCTTTGGCGGCTATGGTTATCGGGGCAGTAGCCGCGCCGCTGTCTTATTATACCATGCGTTTTCGGGACAGACGCAAACTGGATGAGTCCCTGGATGTGTGGGCATGTCACGGTATCGCGAGTTCCTGGGGCACGATAGCCACCGGTCTTTTCGCCACAGTAGCGGTCAACAGTGACGGCGCCAATGGCCTGTTTTTTGGTAATCCCAAGCAGCTCGGCATCCAGCTCCTGGCCGTGGCGGTAACCATAGTCTTTAGTTTTGGGGTCACCTTTGTGGTAGCCAAGCTGCTTGACTGGAGTATAGGACTGCGTGTAACGCCCATAGAAGAGGAGGTCGGCCTGGATATCAGCTCTCATGGGGAGAGGTCCTACTCATAA
- a CDS encoding DUF4468 domain-containing protein, whose protein sequence is MRKKLNVLLAITFFLISGCAVTKQAPVVPPEELTLQEVHEITLSKNAIFTRSLEWMVRTFVDSAQVIELRDKEDGKIIGKGMTEFYNGEMSTPCRFTMMIEAKDNKYRVTYSNFTGMWGAARNLPRPLWHSGHIEQVKVKLRKLDASLYSYLSEEKNSKDW, encoded by the coding sequence ATGCGGAAAAAACTGAATGTGTTGTTGGCCATTACTTTTTTCCTAATATCAGGCTGCGCGGTCACCAAACAAGCGCCGGTTGTGCCTCCTGAGGAGCTGACTCTCCAAGAGGTTCACGAAATTACTTTAAGTAAAAACGCAATATTTACGAGATCGCTCGAATGGATGGTGCGAACCTTCGTTGATTCTGCACAGGTAATTGAATTGCGAGATAAAGAGGATGGCAAGATTATAGGGAAAGGTATGACAGAGTTCTATAATGGAGAAATGTCCACTCCATGTCGTTTCACGATGATGATTGAAGCAAAAGACAATAAATACCGGGTCACTTATAGCAATTTCACCGGTATGTGGGGTGCGGCCCGCAACCTACCAAGGCCACTCTGGCACTCAGGGCACATCGAACAAGTGAAGGTGAAATTGAGAAAATTAGACGCCAGCCTTTATTCGTATCTTTCAGAGGAGAAAAATAGCAAGGATTGGTAG
- a CDS encoding TIR domain-containing protein: MKNAANPADRRVPADFYVHASKESLQTMSLKDKCTEIQRLIDAFEAEAGKFHEIQFHTYHITQDGSPILTRKFVRPNHAIMLWQYYGSLDTDEDIEQFVANVNDSNLQWGLRGSALTLMGVIEGDATPLFVRMAIRAGSLFSEDESRYIKSRVVSEIQEKEKAKSTSGKSTAAVNDNPLAIWLNFLLYHLSLSNPGRDQAHRIEPEPFALSLLALERLAEGMVVGKIDRSTIALSDLRFKVAVSFPGEKRRYVSRVVDALRSPLGKDSVFYDFDYQAQLARPNVDTLLQQIYRDQADLIVVFLCAEYAKKQWCGLEWRAVREIIKAKQDDRVMFVRFDDAPINGLLSIDGYIDGATHTTKQIADFILMRVASLKKTHNPAASGDGEKARRP; encoded by the coding sequence ATGAAAAATGCAGCCAATCCAGCCGATCGTCGCGTTCCGGCTGATTTCTACGTTCATGCGTCAAAGGAGTCATTACAGACCATGTCGTTGAAGGACAAATGCACCGAAATCCAACGCTTGATCGACGCGTTTGAGGCCGAGGCTGGAAAGTTCCACGAAATCCAATTCCACACCTACCACATTACACAGGATGGCAGCCCAATCTTGACGCGTAAGTTCGTGCGCCCGAACCACGCGATAATGCTCTGGCAGTACTACGGGAGCCTCGACACCGACGAAGATATTGAGCAGTTCGTTGCGAACGTAAATGATAGCAACTTGCAGTGGGGGCTTCGCGGCTCCGCGCTTACACTTATGGGCGTCATTGAAGGTGATGCCACTCCTTTGTTTGTTCGCATGGCAATTCGAGCGGGGAGCCTTTTCAGCGAAGATGAGTCACGCTACATCAAATCGCGTGTAGTTTCGGAGATCCAAGAGAAAGAGAAGGCGAAATCAACGTCGGGAAAGTCTACAGCAGCAGTCAATGACAACCCACTTGCGATTTGGCTGAATTTTTTGCTGTACCACCTGTCTCTCTCGAACCCCGGCAGAGATCAGGCCCACCGAATTGAGCCGGAACCATTCGCACTGTCTCTATTGGCACTTGAGCGTCTCGCAGAGGGTATGGTGGTGGGCAAGATTGATCGTTCGACAATCGCACTGTCAGACCTGCGCTTCAAAGTTGCTGTGTCCTTTCCTGGCGAGAAACGGCGGTACGTCTCAAGAGTCGTCGATGCTCTTCGTTCACCGCTGGGCAAAGATTCCGTCTTCTATGATTTCGACTACCAAGCACAACTCGCCCGCCCCAACGTTGATACATTGCTGCAGCAGATTTACCGCGATCAGGCTGATCTCATCGTTGTCTTCCTTTGTGCCGAATATGCAAAGAAACAATGGTGCGGTTTGGAGTGGCGTGCGGTCCGGGAGATAATCAAAGCAAAGCAAGACGATCGTGTTATGTTCGTCAGGTTCGACGACGCGCCTATTAACGGGCTGTTGTCTATTGACGGCTATATTGACGGCGCCACACATACTACAAAGCAAATTGCTGACTTTATACTTATGCGTGTGGCGTCACTCAAAAAAACGCATAACCCCGCTGCGTCAGGGGACGGCGAAAAAGCGCGCCGCCCCTGA